In Maridesulfovibrio sp., the following proteins share a genomic window:
- a CDS encoding TIGR00730 family Rossman fold protein, whose amino-acid sequence MKSICVFLGANPGNDPKYAQAARNMGRELARRGLTTVYGGSRTGLMGILAQSALDAGGKVIGVIPESLYKIEIAHTELTELHVADSMHERKALMAELSDGFIAMPGGIGTMDEIFEIFTWAQLGFHSKPCGLLNVDGYYNKLLSFLDSVVEEGFLKDIHREKLITAESPDLLIEAFADYEPPTGSKWVEKIEIGKSKTQ is encoded by the coding sequence ATGAAAAGTATTTGTGTTTTTCTCGGCGCAAATCCAGGGAACGATCCCAAATATGCACAAGCGGCCCGCAATATGGGCCGGGAACTTGCCCGACGCGGACTGACCACTGTCTACGGCGGTTCAAGGACCGGACTCATGGGCATACTGGCGCAAAGCGCGCTGGATGCCGGGGGAAAAGTTATCGGGGTTATCCCCGAAAGCCTCTATAAAATTGAAATTGCCCATACCGAACTTACAGAGCTTCATGTCGCTGACTCCATGCATGAACGCAAAGCACTCATGGCCGAACTTTCCGACGGCTTCATCGCCATGCCCGGCGGCATCGGAACCATGGATGAAATTTTCGAGATTTTCACATGGGCGCAGCTAGGTTTTCACTCCAAACCCTGCGGCCTGCTAAATGTCGACGGATACTATAACAAGCTGCTCTCTTTTCTGGACAGCGTTGTTGAGGAAGGATTCCTGAAAGATATACACCGGGAAAAGCTTATCACTGCCGAAAGTCCTGATCTGCTTATTGAGGCCTTCGCCGACTACGAACCGCCGACCGGTTCAAAGTGGGTGGAAAAAATCGAGATAGGCAAAAGCAAAACCCAATAG